In a genomic window of Schistocerca gregaria isolate iqSchGreg1 chromosome 5, iqSchGreg1.2, whole genome shotgun sequence:
- the LOC126272973 gene encoding allergen Tha p 1-like, whose translation MNRHVALLLCASVALVAAAEEKYPATFDSLDLNELLSDETRVQDAMRCLLEEGDAACRPAGKALKEVLPEIVRTDCAKCTETQHKKIGGFFGEVSRRHPDLMKKLLDKYDPSGEYRKKYAKSWAEHGIHL comes from the exons ATGAACCGTCACGTAGCCCTGCTCCTCTGCGCCTCCGTGGCGCTCGTCGCGGCCGCCGAG GAGAAGTACCCAGCCACGTTCGACAGCCTGGACCTGAACGAGCTGCTGTCGGATGAAACTCGAGTCCAGGATGCGATGCGCTGCCTGCTGGAAGAAGGAGACGCAGCGTGCAGACCCGCTGGGAAAGCGCTCAAGG AGGTGCTGCCCGAAATAGTGCGTACAGACTGCGCCAAGTGCACTGAGACACAGCACAAGAAGATTGGAGGTTTCTTCGGGGAGGTCTCGCGCCGCCACCCAGACCTCATGAAGAAGCTGCTGGACAAGTACGACCCATCTGGAGAATACAGGAAGAAGTACGCCAAGTCCTGGGCCGAGCACGGCATCCACCTCTAA